A stretch of Leptospira andrefontaineae DNA encodes these proteins:
- a CDS encoding motility associated factor glycosyltransferase family protein, whose translation MSHDLPEKTREIFGKKPYLSLYFQNPPTELLEFRLEAAKNQNEFFLSKKGRALASSVSPFTQAKRQVDSVSIQSTDLVAVLGLGNPHLIREVESKLEPGQILLLIDKDRDLLFPLWEEWLGPVMEVPGRHLFLGENSLSLLWNYLESLPVERVSGIRILRNAASVSLEEMFYAETDIRLRKILSSKMSDLLTKFEFERIWVRNSLVNTANFLSPPSPKTKIESLKEKFNGTPSLLVSAGPNLRRQCEWIKSIRDKVFVMSCDTSLKVLLKYGIIPDGVMTLDAQTHSVFHFLGEDTSPIPLFADLVSSPPILRNLKFKSVVHSITAKYLVDASGALKREATAGSSSAESLLGPIGDVQSGGSVATTAFDLLRSLGCKPCFLVGQDLAYSGREIHSTGTHHNEKWLTLLTRKTSLEKINEAVVRKRDTRYVPSVTGGEVLTDYVLDLYRHWFEESSKSLDFPVYNVNTQGAKIENAENIGPEEATQILNGFQDHKYFWKEFPAWKPELIQETLVGSPAEFKKELLERIDTIKNEFSKPEKKEEVYADLLSLFRDTLGKWEDLRYLIRKTEVYILRHKDKLDEERKKQLFLGAILKEFTMLRRKLLAGEN comes from the coding sequence ATGTCTCACGATCTCCCGGAAAAAACAAGAGAAATATTCGGGAAAAAACCCTATCTCAGCCTGTATTTCCAAAATCCTCCCACAGAACTGTTGGAGTTCCGACTAGAAGCTGCAAAAAACCAAAACGAGTTCTTTCTTTCTAAAAAAGGAAGAGCATTAGCAAGTTCGGTTTCTCCTTTTACCCAAGCAAAACGCCAGGTGGATTCAGTTTCGATACAATCCACAGATCTGGTCGCAGTTTTAGGGCTTGGAAATCCACATTTGATCCGAGAGGTAGAATCCAAATTAGAGCCGGGACAAATTTTATTACTCATAGATAAGGACAGAGATCTACTCTTTCCACTTTGGGAAGAATGGTTGGGACCTGTGATGGAAGTCCCAGGGAGGCATTTATTCTTAGGAGAAAATTCACTTTCTCTTCTCTGGAATTATTTGGAGTCGCTTCCTGTAGAAAGAGTTTCAGGTATCAGAATACTGCGGAACGCAGCAAGTGTTTCCTTGGAAGAAATGTTCTATGCGGAAACGGATATACGACTTAGAAAAATTTTATCTTCTAAGATGAGCGATCTACTCACCAAATTCGAATTCGAAAGAATTTGGGTCAGAAATTCACTTGTTAACACTGCAAACTTTTTATCACCACCAAGCCCTAAAACCAAAATAGAATCCTTAAAGGAAAAATTTAACGGGACACCTTCCCTACTTGTATCTGCAGGTCCAAACTTACGCAGGCAATGTGAATGGATCAAAAGTATTAGAGATAAGGTTTTTGTAATGTCTTGCGATACTTCTCTCAAAGTACTTCTTAAATACGGGATCATACCTGATGGAGTAATGACATTAGATGCACAAACTCATTCCGTATTCCATTTTTTAGGAGAAGATACATCGCCAATCCCATTATTCGCAGACTTAGTTAGCTCTCCTCCTATATTAAGAAATTTAAAATTCAAGTCTGTAGTTCACAGCATCACTGCAAAATACCTGGTAGATGCTTCCGGAGCATTAAAAAGAGAAGCGACTGCGGGAAGTTCTAGCGCAGAATCTTTGCTTGGACCAATCGGAGACGTTCAATCCGGAGGAAGTGTCGCCACAACTGCATTCGATCTACTCAGAAGTCTCGGATGTAAGCCCTGCTTTTTAGTTGGCCAAGATCTGGCTTATTCAGGAAGAGAGATCCATTCTACCGGAACCCATCATAATGAAAAATGGCTTACCTTACTCACAAGAAAAACAAGTTTAGAAAAAATCAATGAAGCGGTGGTCCGAAAAAGAGATACAAGATACGTTCCTTCTGTCACTGGCGGAGAAGTATTAACTGATTATGTATTGGACTTATACAGACATTGGTTTGAAGAATCCTCTAAATCCTTGGACTTTCCGGTCTATAATGTAAACACACAAGGTGCCAAAATAGAAAACGCAGAAAACATAGGACCGGAAGAAGCTACCCAGATCCTAAATGGATTCCAAGATCACAAATACTTCTGGAAAGAATTCCCTGCCTGGAAACCTGAATTGATCCAGGAAACATTGGTAGGATCTCCTGCAGAATTCAAAAAAGAATTATTAGAAAGAATAGATACGATCAAAAATGAATTTTCCAAACCGGAAAAAAAAGAAGAAGTTTATGCAGATCTACTTTCTCTCTTCAGAGATACATTAGGAAAATGGGAAGATCTGAGATACTTAATCCGAAAAACGGAAGTTTATATTCTTCGCCACAAAGATAAGCTGGACGAGGAAAGAAAAAAACAACTCTTCCTCGGAGCTATTCTAAAAGAATTCACGATGCTTCGCAGAAAACTTTTGGCCGGGGAAAATTAG
- a CDS encoding chromosome segregation SMC family protein, producing MYLKSLNIVGFKTFADETEVLLDPGFTAVVGPNGSGKSNIVDALKWVFGEKSAKGLRGDKMDDVIFHGSEARKPAGFAEVSVVFDNSSKLIKMDYPTIKLTRRLYADGNNEYLINDSRVQRKEIEKILLDTGIGKSSYSIMEQGKVDRILHSKPEERRLIFEEAAGISRFKMERQEALKKLSDTNQNLLRIQDIMNTMKKEMEVKEKQAEKAEEYFKLKQELDETDKIIRYIKFSTLTKKYETSENELKEIKEKNVVLLERISAETGRIEELDHHKSDLEKKVAEIDKKLLDHLTQTQIQKDKVESNKGIILDYSDRISDIRESLTKEESAQSLLQIDKEKLEKEAIDLEGESKSLELGIEDLRKNKADIESKIEAENTSIQEKEARILSNDKRHVELRERLKEVIFDLISQLESRKKEAQSTEEERNRLKELLLGEADRIHSVETDLKIALDSYTGEETKNKISYLAGKLETEKFRSQLGKYFSLEDSIRTLLFDRDGFLSQKEGLDQEIEDLILENENLTRSIKESGLAIESLREEAENIREKIVYLEKRILELNSEKNSKLESAKSLTVRIEETQKRILAAQESIKTLGAKKTEFEKEVIELEQQIENRYNEFLEMSRALDSEKEALRNIVKEIQGLKNEIQKNQEDYKNLFPILTEKEKAVSVYKVQLESFSEELYNDYSISEQELADEFKDRKPEKGESETKLKRLKSDIQMLGSINPLSIEEYRNVKEIYEHHRTQKEDIERSKNDITEILKNINEESEKLFRETFERIRENFQETFSTLFNGGKAMLELVDGEDSLNAGIEIMAEPPGKHVQNLRLLSGGEKSLTAIALLFAIYMVKPSPFCFLDEIDAALDEANKLRFCQILDKFKDKSQFVVITHAQSTIHRANSIFGVTNEEPGISKIISLRLDEARDFAGRATEAV from the coding sequence ATGTATCTCAAAAGCCTGAATATTGTTGGATTCAAGACCTTTGCGGACGAGACAGAAGTTCTTCTCGATCCGGGATTTACCGCAGTTGTAGGACCTAACGGTTCCGGAAAATCGAATATAGTCGACGCTTTAAAATGGGTCTTCGGCGAAAAATCCGCCAAAGGTCTTCGTGGTGATAAGATGGATGATGTCATCTTTCACGGCTCCGAGGCTCGTAAACCTGCGGGCTTCGCGGAAGTCAGCGTAGTTTTCGATAATTCTTCCAAACTTATCAAGATGGATTATCCAACCATCAAATTGACCCGCAGATTATACGCGGATGGAAATAACGAATATCTAATAAACGATTCTCGTGTCCAACGTAAGGAGATCGAAAAGATCTTACTCGATACTGGTATCGGAAAATCCAGCTATTCGATTATGGAACAAGGAAAGGTGGATCGTATCCTTCATTCCAAACCGGAAGAAAGAAGACTGATCTTCGAAGAGGCTGCAGGTATTTCCAGATTTAAGATGGAAAGACAAGAGGCTCTTAAAAAACTTTCCGACACGAACCAAAACCTTCTTCGTATCCAAGATATTATGAATACGATGAAGAAGGAGATGGAAGTTAAGGAAAAACAAGCAGAGAAGGCAGAAGAGTATTTTAAACTCAAACAAGAGCTGGATGAGACCGATAAGATCATCCGTTATATCAAATTCTCTACTTTAACTAAGAAGTATGAGACTTCTGAGAATGAATTAAAAGAAATTAAAGAAAAGAACGTAGTCCTTCTAGAAAGAATTTCTGCAGAGACAGGCAGGATCGAAGAATTAGATCATCATAAGTCCGACTTGGAAAAGAAGGTTGCAGAGATTGACAAAAAACTCTTGGACCATCTCACTCAAACACAGATCCAAAAAGACAAGGTTGAGAGTAATAAAGGTATTATTCTAGATTATTCCGATCGAATTTCCGATATTAGAGAATCCTTAACTAAAGAAGAGTCCGCGCAAAGCCTTCTGCAGATCGATAAAGAAAAGCTCGAAAAAGAAGCGATCGATCTGGAAGGAGAAAGTAAATCTTTAGAACTTGGTATCGAAGATCTTCGTAAAAACAAAGCTGATATCGAATCTAAGATAGAAGCGGAGAATACTTCCATCCAAGAGAAGGAAGCGAGAATTCTCTCCAATGACAAACGCCATGTGGAACTCCGAGAAAGACTAAAAGAGGTTATTTTTGACCTGATCTCTCAATTGGAGTCCCGCAAAAAAGAAGCTCAATCCACAGAAGAGGAAAGAAATCGTCTGAAGGAACTCCTACTGGGCGAAGCGGATCGTATTCATTCCGTCGAAACGGATCTAAAAATCGCTTTAGATTCTTACACTGGAGAAGAGACTAAAAACAAGATCTCCTATCTTGCTGGAAAATTGGAAACTGAAAAGTTTAGGTCTCAGTTAGGAAAATATTTCTCCTTAGAAGATAGTATCCGTACCTTATTATTTGATAGAGACGGGTTTTTATCCCAGAAAGAGGGCTTAGACCAAGAGATAGAAGATCTGATCTTAGAGAACGAAAATTTGACTCGTTCCATAAAAGAATCCGGATTGGCGATCGAATCTCTCCGAGAAGAAGCTGAAAATATCCGTGAAAAAATCGTTTATTTAGAAAAACGAATCTTGGAGTTGAATTCCGAGAAGAATTCAAAATTAGAGTCGGCTAAATCTCTTACCGTAAGGATAGAAGAAACCCAAAAGAGAATTCTTGCCGCTCAGGAATCCATCAAAACGCTCGGCGCTAAAAAAACTGAATTCGAAAAAGAAGTGATCGAACTGGAACAACAGATCGAGAACCGATATAACGAATTTTTGGAAATGAGCCGTGCACTTGATTCCGAAAAAGAAGCTCTTAGAAATATCGTAAAAGAGATCCAAGGTCTTAAAAACGAGATCCAGAAAAACCAAGAAGATTATAAGAACTTATTCCCTATCCTAACTGAAAAGGAAAAGGCAGTCTCCGTATATAAGGTACAGCTGGAGTCTTTCTCGGAAGAATTATACAACGATTATTCTATCTCCGAGCAGGAACTTGCTGACGAGTTTAAGGATAGAAAACCTGAAAAAGGGGAAAGTGAGACAAAACTCAAACGTTTGAAGTCCGACATCCAAATGCTTGGTTCTATCAATCCGCTTTCTATCGAAGAATATCGAAACGTAAAAGAGATCTACGAACACCATCGTACTCAAAAAGAAGATATAGAAAGATCTAAAAATGATATCACTGAGATCCTAAAGAATATCAACGAAGAGTCTGAGAAACTTTTCAGAGAAACATTTGAAAGGATCAGAGAGAATTTCCAGGAAACATTCTCTACACTATTCAACGGCGGAAAAGCGATGCTTGAGCTCGTGGATGGAGAGGATAGCTTAAACGCAGGAATCGAGATCATGGCGGAACCTCCTGGCAAACATGTCCAAAACCTGAGATTACTTTCCGGTGGAGAAAAATCTTTAACAGCGATCGCACTCTTGTTTGCGATCTATATGGTAAAACCTTCTCCGTTCTGTTTCTTGGATGAGATAGATGCTGCACTCGATGAAGCGAATAAACTTCGTTTCTGCCAGATCTTGGATAAGTTCAAGGACAAGTCCCAGTTTGTGGTGATCACTCACGCGCAGTCTACGATCCATCGAGCAAATTCCATTTTCGGGGTCACAAACGAAGAGCCTGGAATTTCTAAAATTATCAGCTTGAGACTGGACGAAGCTAGAGATTTTGCTGGAAGAGCGACCGAAGCAGTATAA
- a CDS encoding thiazole synthase, whose translation MAESDDLIIAGRRFKSRLFLGTGKFSSGVALEQAIHSSKTEVVTVALRRVDLSSTEDDILTKINREKILLLPNTSGARDAEEAVRLARLSRELGGGDWVKLEVTPDPVYLLPDPIETLKAAQILVKEGFNVLPYINADPILCKHLEDAGCATVMPLGSPIGTNQGIRTLANLEIIIEQSNVPVVVDAGLGLPSHAAQAMELGADAVLVNTAIAIAKDPAKTAYAFKLATEAGRISRLYSNSGISTSKKAAASSPLTGFLEEESRNVHGVI comes from the coding sequence GTGGCGGAATCAGACGATCTAATTATCGCAGGCAGAAGGTTCAAATCCAGGCTGTTTTTGGGCACCGGCAAATTTTCTTCCGGTGTCGCTTTGGAACAAGCGATCCATTCCTCCAAGACGGAAGTGGTGACTGTTGCACTACGCAGAGTGGATTTGTCTTCAACTGAAGATGATATTCTCACCAAGATCAACCGGGAAAAAATATTACTTTTGCCTAATACAAGTGGAGCAAGAGACGCAGAAGAAGCTGTCCGTCTTGCAAGACTTTCTCGCGAACTTGGAGGGGGCGACTGGGTAAAACTGGAAGTGACTCCTGATCCAGTTTACCTTCTTCCTGATCCTATCGAAACTTTGAAAGCTGCTCAAATCCTTGTAAAAGAGGGATTTAATGTTCTGCCGTATATCAATGCAGATCCTATTCTATGTAAACATTTAGAAGATGCAGGCTGCGCTACAGTTATGCCCTTAGGTTCTCCGATCGGGACAAACCAAGGTATCCGCACCTTGGCAAATTTAGAGATTATTATAGAACAATCCAATGTGCCGGTTGTAGTGGATGCAGGACTTGGGTTACCTTCTCATGCGGCTCAAGCAATGGAATTAGGAGCAGATGCAGTACTCGTCAACACTGCTATCGCGATCGCAAAAGATCCGGCAAAAACAGCTTATGCATTCAAACTCGCTACGGAAGCGGGAAGGATCTCTAGATTGTATTCCAATTCCGGAATATCCACATCCAAAAAAGCTGCGGCCTCCAGTCCTCTCACAGGATTTTTAGAAGAAGAATCTAGAAATGTACACGGAGTTATTTGA
- the thiH gene encoding 2-iminoacetate synthase ThiH encodes MYTELFDQISFSEAKERVLSKSKLDIESALHSSHSGKPLNFEEYLSLLHPSADSYLEEMAEYSLAWTKRRFGNTISLYMPMYLSNECRSSCIYCGFSFENKIPRKTLNESEIRAESEVLYSKGIRHLLILTGEDYSITNLEYLRSAVTILKSYFDSISIEIYPMDQEKYEVLIGEGVEGLVVYQETYDPEVYSKYHLRGMKKNMRYRLDAPDRGGLAGFRRIGVGALLGLSDPYGEMFRLAEHAYYLTKKYWRTTIQISLPRMRPAEGEFDKAIFVSDREYVRFLFALRLFLPDSGLVQSTRESIRMRNHLAGMPITHMSVESRTDPGGYSGGEELKQFEIEDTRKIEEFTEMLRKKGLDPVFKDFDRAFFQVPDRMN; translated from the coding sequence ATGTACACGGAGTTATTTGACCAAATCTCCTTCTCAGAAGCGAAGGAAAGAGTATTATCTAAATCTAAATTAGATATTGAGTCTGCGCTTCATAGTTCTCATTCCGGAAAACCTCTTAACTTCGAAGAATACCTTTCTTTATTACATCCGTCTGCTGATTCCTATTTGGAAGAAATGGCAGAATATTCTTTAGCTTGGACCAAAAGAAGATTTGGCAATACGATTTCTCTTTATATGCCGATGTATCTTTCCAATGAATGTAGATCTTCCTGCATATATTGCGGATTCAGTTTTGAAAACAAGATCCCCAGAAAAACTTTAAATGAGTCTGAGATCCGGGCCGAGTCGGAAGTTCTATACTCCAAAGGGATTCGACATCTTCTCATCCTAACCGGAGAAGACTATTCTATCACAAATTTAGAATATTTAAGATCTGCGGTAACTATTCTAAAATCCTATTTTGATTCCATCTCCATCGAAATTTATCCGATGGACCAAGAAAAATACGAGGTATTGATTGGAGAAGGGGTAGAAGGTTTAGTAGTTTACCAAGAGACCTATGATCCGGAGGTCTATTCTAAGTATCATCTACGCGGGATGAAAAAGAATATGAGATACAGACTGGATGCGCCTGATAGAGGGGGGCTTGCCGGGTTTCGTCGGATCGGAGTAGGCGCACTTCTTGGACTTTCGGATCCGTACGGAGAAATGTTCCGCCTTGCAGAACATGCATATTATCTTACAAAAAAATATTGGAGAACTACGATCCAAATCTCTCTTCCTCGCATGAGACCCGCGGAAGGTGAGTTTGATAAGGCGATCTTTGTATCTGATAGAGAGTATGTTCGCTTCTTATTTGCACTTCGTCTTTTTTTACCGGATAGCGGACTCGTTCAATCCACAAGAGAATCTATTCGGATGAGAAACCATCTTGCAGGAATGCCTATCACTCATATGTCCGTGGAATCTAGGACAGATCCTGGAGGTTATTCTGGTGGAGAAGAATTAAAACAATTCGAGATAGAAGATACTAGAAAGATCGAAGAATTTACCGAGATGTTAAGGAAGAAGGGACTGGATCCGGTCTTTAAGGATTTCGACCGGGCATTTTTTCAAGTACCCGATCGAATGAATTAG
- a CDS encoding Cys-rich protein, translating to MKKTILATLILLATVFAGFSSVSAQSQACNQICDFYTNCVEGQKKLSAADKQKVGAGCLNTCRKNYSAVTSCYETHAGQCTAFNSCLMGSYKGKK from the coding sequence ATGAAAAAAACAATCCTCGCAACCCTAATCTTGCTCGCTACGGTTTTTGCCGGATTCTCTTCCGTTTCCGCTCAAAGCCAAGCATGCAATCAGATCTGTGATTTTTATACAAACTGTGTAGAAGGGCAAAAAAAACTTAGCGCTGCAGATAAACAAAAAGTGGGAGCAGGCTGTTTAAATACCTGCCGTAAAAATTATTCAGCTGTTACTTCTTGTTATGAAACTCATGCAGGACAGTGTACTGCTTTTAATAGCTGCCTGATGGGTAGTTATAAAGGTAAAAAATAA
- the glnA gene encoding type I glutamate--ammonia ligase: MAKNAAEVIAFAKANKVLFYDFRFTDIKGAWHHVSYHVDSVEEDTLKGLPFDGSSIPAWQPIHKSDMQLIPDPTSIFLDPFTADPTLVVFCDVWDIYKNQAYEKCPRSIAKNAVKYLKDTGIGDTVYFGPENEFFLFDGLKVRDAINIQYYELESSEGIWNSHTDMPGSINTGHRPGTKGGYFPVAPVDSQVDLRADIVKTLHKIGMETFVVHHEVAQAQGEIGVKFGTLIEAADNVQKLKYVVKNVAHKWGKTATFMPKPLYGDNGNGMHCHQSIWKDGKNLFAGNGYQGLSELALNYTGGVLKHGKTVAAFTNASTNSYKRLLPGFEAPAILAYSAQNRSACARIPFVSGEKAKRVEFRFPDSSANPYLAFAALLMAGLDGIQNKIDPGPPREEDLFELSLDEIREKGIQQMPHTLREAVEHMLAGKEIFKKGNVFTEEFIQTYKAYKFETEIWPWEGRPHPFEFLTTYSC; the protein is encoded by the coding sequence ATGGCGAAAAATGCCGCAGAAGTGATCGCTTTCGCGAAAGCGAACAAGGTTCTTTTCTACGATTTCCGTTTTACGGATATTAAAGGAGCTTGGCACCACGTTTCTTACCACGTAGATTCCGTAGAAGAAGACACTCTAAAAGGACTTCCTTTCGACGGTTCTTCCATCCCTGCTTGGCAACCGATCCACAAATCGGACATGCAGTTGATCCCTGACCCAACTTCCATCTTTTTGGATCCGTTCACTGCAGATCCTACTCTTGTAGTATTCTGCGATGTTTGGGACATCTATAAGAACCAAGCTTACGAAAAATGCCCTCGTTCCATCGCTAAAAATGCGGTGAAATACCTGAAAGATACCGGGATCGGTGACACTGTTTATTTCGGACCAGAAAATGAATTCTTCCTTTTCGACGGTTTGAAAGTAAGAGACGCGATCAATATCCAATACTACGAATTAGAATCTTCCGAAGGTATTTGGAATTCCCACACTGATATGCCAGGTTCCATCAACACTGGACACCGTCCAGGAACCAAAGGTGGTTACTTCCCAGTAGCTCCAGTGGATTCTCAAGTGGATCTTCGTGCTGATATCGTTAAAACTCTTCATAAGATCGGAATGGAAACTTTCGTGGTTCACCACGAGGTTGCTCAGGCTCAAGGAGAGATCGGAGTTAAATTCGGAACTCTTATTGAAGCAGCAGATAACGTTCAAAAACTGAAATACGTTGTTAAGAACGTAGCTCATAAATGGGGAAAAACTGCAACCTTCATGCCTAAACCTCTTTACGGAGACAACGGTAACGGTATGCATTGCCACCAATCCATTTGGAAAGACGGCAAAAACCTATTTGCAGGAAACGGATACCAAGGTTTGAGCGAATTAGCTCTTAACTATACTGGTGGTGTATTGAAGCACGGAAAAACTGTAGCTGCTTTCACTAACGCTTCTACTAACTCTTATAAAAGACTTCTTCCTGGATTCGAAGCTCCTGCGATCTTAGCTTACTCTGCTCAGAACCGTTCCGCATGCGCGAGAATTCCGTTCGTTAGCGGTGAAAAAGCTAAACGTGTAGAGTTCCGCTTCCCAGATTCTTCTGCGAACCCTTATCTTGCATTTGCAGCATTGCTTATGGCAGGACTTGACGGGATCCAGAACAAGATCGATCCGGGACCACCTCGGGAAGAAGACTTGTTCGAACTTTCTCTGGACGAGATCCGCGAGAAAGGAATCCAACAAATGCCTCACACTCTTAGAGAAGCAGTTGAGCATATGTTGGCTGGTAAAGAAATTTTCAAAAAAGGAAACGTATTTACCGAAGAGTTCATCCAAACCTACAAAGCTTATAAATTCGAAACTGAAATTTGGCCTTGGGAAGGACGTCCTCACCCATTCGAGTTCCTTACTACTTATTCTTGCTAA